A portion of the Calliphora vicina chromosome 5, idCalVici1.1, whole genome shotgun sequence genome contains these proteins:
- the LOC135960065 gene encoding helicase ARIP4 isoform X2: MDNTDKINYMVNNPVDNPMAEALKQQDAFNQHLTNIHQFPSDDPLNNELTNVQKMSSNNGSMFVSCDAPIATTTTSTGTLDCPKATSSPTSSLLKHEMPADVEIPPVYPNDMCESQKRKSPVEPNVDVSHLAKKQQLCQLAEEKKKSSLRKNIREVMDTNQLDTNTLRAQHEESERLARVAEQQKLLREYQQREAVLTHFDRFVNEHRVRDPADLIPEQKKANLHKVPEENDVKVEQTATCQSFESTETETDTEPVKSAEDKEDAVPAEVVTIEDSSDDDDCIVLSDDEAELEEDNENDDPHNSGMHVKDEFNVPDHLGRVVINVGHPEDEEDIFIAPQIARTIKPHQIGGVRFLFDNIIESIKRFKSSGGFGCILAHSMGLGKTLQVVCFSDIFLRYTPSKHVVCVMPINTLQNWLAEFDMWIPKQSDNPEYIRPRHFDVFVLNDQQKTLTARAKVILQWKERGGVLLIGYELYRLLALKLSTAGKRRSKKCQTANDNFTESRSRVMDEVYEALVKPGPDLIICDEGHRIKNAQAGISQALKQIGTRRRIVLTGYPLQNNLLEYWCMVDFVRPNYLGTRTEFCNMFERPIQNGLCIDSTPDDIKLMRYRAHVLHSLLVGFVQRRSHTVLQLSLPEKQEFVILTRMSELQKQLYDTFMNDIVRTKNVPNPLKAFAVCCKIWNHPDVLYDAMKMADSGLDWDIEEVDDIPIASSVNKNGFPPPVPATTACLPLNTDTPLTPSETQTYQPILKSSIHDSETSTPLSVQQLQNQNDLKDTSQAIAQTLSASATKTNNYQGPSLFSEMNQFENPTLNTVPYNPDMQSSYFSYPTMMSSMGRPLQPNYVGCMLKQTAHETSNADDSHNSSSEIVDLDTNEIRTIETDIDMDKNIPLNKDDKSDKPNASIDNDKSETDSHFSSSIGASENNDVEQKKGSEKITYDWAMKFMKKYEPGLISNSPKMEIFFCILNESVCIGDRVLLFSQSLLTLNLIEKLLQANRIPGEDTNWTYNKHYFRLDGSTTSQEREKFVNEFNSNTNVKLFLISTKAGSLGINLVGANRVIIFDASWNPCHDTQAIYRIYRYGQRRACFIYRLVMDRCLEKKIYDRQIKKQGMSDRVVDECNPDAHLSIKDVTNLCYDYDDDDDKTNTFEYIKPLDTYTDTIMKIILTEYKTCLTKEPFFHESLLIDRKGEKLSQAEKRLAHRSYEMQKKTSAKQTVYSNSNRIQYQTVRKDGSLITRPVASAPRSQTTQKNSSGLRTTRWIPAEVWQKQGMTAQEMSLPLDVVIPTNSSNKSKIIIKAGQRVMVLKSAKGIYMQLDSGKIIAIRTLNKPNVATTEKSDVIDITGESETASSKESPKTEKSETDNASSPANKDADLKLNNGNGNQNDEAPKEASNQLNLFNSSTNVDTNVFNNNNTSIESENKSKSNLMIRANNDTQEQSTSLHFSQRQQTQIQQQPAQPVQSQSQPQQQQQNSHVSHTQTLNEQQHLQSNPPQIPTQTPTISQTQLMHSQQPTAYSQHQTYAYTQHPTLRNSAAHYTAVRAGDINTYNSYPQTPQYTDYPSYGSQPQSTRYHPTSSNSSHTNIAPVVHPPPPPPPPTNPQTAAASHPPSLSDFYGSYYPQWSTFMLTAPTQTSNDNPHLMHSTYPPLAAQPHSHSHHAKVQSNSHPWPQYHP; the protein is encoded by the exons ATGGATAATACGGACAAAATAAACTATATGGTTAATAACCCGGTTGACAATCCAATGGCAGAGGCTTTAAAACAGCAGGATGCATTTAATCAGCATTTAACAAACATACACCAATTTCCAAGTGATGATCCGCTAAATAATGAGTTAACAAATGTCCAGAAAATGTCATCCAATAACGGTAGCATGTTTGTTAGTTGTGATGCCCCCAtagctactactactactagtaCAGGTACGCTTGATTGTCCAAAAGCAACCAGTAGCCCTACTTCTTCTCTGTTAAAACATGAGATGCCTGCAGATGTCGAAATACCTCCAGTATATCCAAACGATATGTGCGAGAGTCAGAAGCGTAAATCGCCCGTCGAACCAAATGTCGACGTGAGTCATTTGGCAAAAAAACAACAGCTTTGTCAGTTAGCAGAGGAGAAGAAAAAGTCTAGTTTGAGGAAAAATATTCGAGAAGTTATGGACACTAACCAGTTGGATACGAACACGTTAAGGGCACAGCATGAAGAATCCGAACGTTTGGCCCGTGTAGCCGAGCAGCAGAAACTTCTAAGAGAATATCAACAGAGAGAAGCTGTATTAACCCATTTCGATCGTTTTGTTAATGAACACAGAGTACGGGACCCCGCCGATCTTATACCCGAACAGAAAAAGGCCAACTTACATAAAGTTCCGGAAGAGAATGATGTGAAGGTAGAACAAACAGCTACCTGTCAATCATTTGAGAGTACAGAAACAGAAACTGATACAGAACCGGTTAAGAGTGCTGAAGACAAAGAAGATGCGGTGCCGGCTGAAGTCGTTACCATCGAAGACAGCTCTGATGACGATGACTGCATCGTGTTGTCAGACGACGAAGCCGAACTAGAAGAAGACAACGAAAACGATGATCCGCACAATAGCGGCATGCATGTCAAGGATGAGTTTAATGTGCCCGATCACTTGGGTCGAGTTGTTATCAATGTGGGCCACCCCGAGGACGAAGAAGACATATTTATAGCCCCACAAATAGCCCGCACCATTAAACCCCATCAAATCGGTGGAGTTCGTTTTCTATTCGATAATATaattgagtcgattaaacgtttCAAAAGTTCGGGGGGATTTGGTTGCATTTTGGCCCATTCAATGGGACTTGGCAAGACCCTCCAGGTTGTTTGTTTTAGTGACATATTCCTAAGGTATACCCCATCAAAACACGTCGTATGCGTAATGCCCATAAATACCCTACAAAACTGGTTAGCAGAATTCGACATGTGGATACCAAAACAGTCTGACAATCCCGAATACATTAGACCGCGACACTTTGATGTCTTTGTACTTAACGATCAACAAAAGACTCTCACAGCCAGAGCCAAAGTAATTTTGCAATGGAAGGAAAGAGGCGGAGTTTTGCTGATTGGCTACGAACTATATCGGCTTTTAGCACTTAAACTAAGTACGGCCGGGAAACGTCGCAGTAAAAAATGTCAGACTGCGAATGATAATTTCACCGAATCTCGCAGTCGCGTCATGGATGAAGTGTACGAAGCTTTGGTGAAACCAGGGCCCGATTTAATTATCTGTGATGAAGGTCATCGTATTAAGAACGCTCAGGCAGGCATTTCACAGGCCCTTAAGCAAATTGGAACTCGCCGACGAATTGTCCTCACCGGTTACCCTTTGCAGAATAACTTACTCGAATATTGGTGTATGGTTGATTTTGTACGACCCAATTACTTAGGCACAAGAACCGAATTTTGCAATATGTTCGAAAGACCAATCCAGAATGGACTCTGCATTGATTCTACGCCGGACGACATAAAACTAATGCGCTATCGTGCACATGTCTTGCACTCGTTACTTGTGGGCTTTGTTCAAAGGAGATCACATACAGTACTACAGCTTTCATTGCCCGAGAAGCAGGAATTTGTGATCCTTACCCGCATGTCGGAGTTACAGAAACAATTGTACGACACATTCATGAATGACATTGTGCGTACAAAGAATGTACCCAATCCACTTAAAGCATTTGCAGTATGTTGCAAAATCTGGAATCATCCAGATGTTTTGTACGATGCTATGAAGATGGCCGATTCCGGTTTAGATTGGGACATTGAAGAAGTCGATGATATACCGATTGCATcaagtgtaaataaaaatggCTTCCCACCGCCTGTGCCTGCGACAACTGCTTGCCTTCCTCTTAACACCGATACACCTTTAACACCGTCTGAAACACAAACGTATCAGCCGATCTTAAAATCCTCCATTCATGATTCTGAAACAAGCACGCCTTTATCTGTACAAcaattgcaaaatcaaaatgatcTAAAGGACACATCACAAGCAATTGCACAGACACTTTCTGCATCAGCCACGAAAACTAACAACTATCAAGG GCCATCGCTTTTTTCAGAAATGAATCAGTTTGAAAATCCTACTCTCAATACTGTACCCTACAATCCGGACATGCAATCATCATATTTTTCCTATCCGACTATGATGAGTAGCATGGGTCGCCCGTTGCAACCCAACTATGTGGGTTGTATGCTTAAGCAAACTGCCCACGAGACAAGTAATGCGGACGACTCGCACAATTCGTCATCGGAAATAGTCGATTTGGATACAAATGAAATTCGAACGATCGAAACCGACATAGACATGGACAAAAATATCCCATTAAATAAAGACGATAAAAGCGATAAACCGAACGCATCAATTGATAACGATAAATCAGAGACGGACAGTCATTTTAGTAGTTCGATTGGAGCTTCCGAAAATAATGACGTCGAACAAAAGAAGGGCTCTGAAAAGATCACGTACGACTGGGCGATGAAATTTATGAAGAAATATGAACCTGGTCTCATTTCGAACTCTcctaaaatggaaatatttttctgTATTCTCAACGAAAGCGTTTGCATAGGCGATCGTGTTTTATTGTTTAGCCAAAGTTTACTAACATTAAATCTTATCGAGAAATTGCTGCAGGCCAATCGTATTCCTGGTGAGGACACTAATTGGACATATAACAAACATTATTTTC GTTTAGATGGTTCAACAACTTCTCAAGAAAGAGAAAAGTTTGTCAATGAATTCAATTCGAACACAAATGTCAAGTTGTTCCTGATCTCAACAAAGGCTGGATCGTTGGGCATCAATCTAGTAGGAGCCAATAGAGTTATTATCTTCGATGCAAGTTGGAATCCTTGTCATGATACACAAGCTATTTATCGGATTTATAG GTATGGCCAGCGAAGAGCTTGTTTTATATATCGTTTGGTTATGGACAGATGTTtggaaaagaaaatttatgatcgacaaataaaaaaacagggCATGTCTGATCGTGTGGTCGATGAATGCAACCCTGATGCCCACCTTTCCATAAAGGACGTTACCAATCTATGCTACGACTACGACGATGACGATGACAAAACAAATACCTTCGAATATATAAAGCCTTTGGATACCTATACGGACAcaataatgaaaatcattttaaccgAATACAAAACATGTTTAACCAAAGAACCATTCTTCCACGAAAGTCTATTAATTGATCGCAAAGGCGAAAAACTATCACAGGCCGAGAAGAGATTGGCACATCGCAGCTATGAAATGCAAAAGAAGACTTCAGCTAAACAAACAGTTTATTCAAACTCTAACAGAATCCAATATCAGACTGTGCGCAAAGATGGTTCTTTAATTACCCGACCAGTCGCTTCG GCACCCAGGAGTCAAACAACTCAAAAGAATAGCAGTGGCCTAAGAACTACCAGGTGGATACCGGCAGAAGTGTGGCAAAAACAGGGAATGACTGCCCAAGAAATGTCTTTACCACTAG ATGTTGTCATACCAACAAACTCAagcaataaatcaaaaattataatcaaGGCTGGCCAAAGGGTAATGGTACTGAAATCGGCCAAGGGCATTTACATGCAGCTAGATAGCGGGAAAATAATAGCTATAAGGACTTTAAACAAACCGAACGTTGCGACAACGGAAAAAAGTGATGTTATTGATATAACTGGAGAATCGGAAACTGCATCGTCGAAAGAGTCGCCAAAGACTGAGAAATCCGAAACTGATAATGCATCATCACCTGCCAATAAAg ATGCCGATTTAAAGCTAAATAATGGAAACGGTAATCAAAATGATGAAGCGCCAAAGGAAGCATCCAATCAATTAAATCTATTCAATAGTTCTACTAATGTGGACACAAATGTTttcaacaacaataacacatcAATAGAATCAGAAAATAAGTCTAAATCGAATCTAATGATCAGAGCAAACAATGATACTCAAGAACAAAGTACATCACTGCATTTTAGTCAGCGACAACAGACACAAATTCAGCAACAACCAGCTCAACCCGTGCAATCACAATCGCAaccacaacagcagcagcagaatTCGCATGTTTCTCATACTCAAACACTTAACGAACAGCAACATTTGCAATCAAATCCTCCACAGATTCCAACTCAAACTCCAACTATTTCGCAAACGCAGCTAATGCATTCTCAACAGCCGACAGCTTACAGCCAACATCAAACATATGCCTACACACAACATCCAACATTGCGTAATTCAGCCGCTCATTATACCGCCGTTCGAGCAGgcgatataaatacatacaattccTATCCACAAACACCACAGTATACAGACTACCCATCTTATGGATCTCAGCCACAAAGCACACGTTATCATCCGACCAGTAGTAATTCGTCTCACACAAACATTGCTCCCGTGGTTCATCCCCCACCCCCTCCACCTCCTCCCACAAATCCCCAAACTGCAGCAGCCTCGCATCCACCATCGCTTTCAGATTTCTACGGATCATACTATCCGCAATGGTCGACATTTATGTTAACAGCGCCTACCCAAACGTCAAATGATAATCCGCATTTGATGCATAGCACATATCCACCACTTGCAGCTCAACCTCACTCACATTCCCATCATGCCAAAGTGCAATCAAATTCCCATCCCTGGCCACAATATCATccataa
- the LOC135960531 gene encoding beta-1,4-glucuronyltransferase 1 — protein MNGKHGLNKLESSGLAFENVPLNLGRWDNQRVYKLFDFALIGDTYEESSLSGLVCLATQTSVERLLSVAEVARKWLGPISVAVFVSGSDEFTILKHYITYLRLCFDFVRTNVTFHLAFPHDRKPKHETANSYKLLQMFDCRNPQKTLHSMLQMRTSETIRWRSRNLYPQNHLRNFARKGCQTKYVFLTDVDIVPSNNIVPLLNDFLATARCSTGLCAYVIPTLEIDDRVRFPSSKTELLRLVKRGLARPFHEKVFIYNQYATNFSSWLANSHTDDQLIAISHQVTNYEFFYEPFYVALDNVPPHDERFVGYGFTRNSQVYEMYVSGYSFYVLTPVFTCHWGLQKKNARPSWREQQNTFNSKRFEIFKKEIFARYKKPLHSFDQKKHG, from the exons ATGAATGGAAAACATGGTCTCAACAAGTTAGAGTCATCGGGATTAGCTTTTGAAAATGTACCGCTAAATTTGGGACGTTGGGACAATCAGcgtgtatataaattgtttgattttgCACTGATCGGTGACACCTATGAAGAGTCATCGCTCAGCGGTTTAGTATGTTTGGCCACACAGACATCTGTCGAGCGATTACTGTCGGTGGCAGAGGTGGCCAGAAAATGGCTAGGTCCGATATCTGTTGCTGTCTTTGTATCAGGTAGCGATGAATTCACAATATTGAAACACTATATTACCTATCTGAGGTTGTGTTTCGACTTTGTACGCACAAATGTTACATTTCATTTGGCCTTTCCTCACGACCGGAAGCCCAAGCACGAGACGGCCAACTCATACAAGCTGTTGCAAATGTTCGATTGCCGGAATCCGCAAAAGACCCTGCACAGCATGTTGCAAATGAGAACAAGCGAAACAATACGCTGGCGTTCACGAAATCTGTATCCACAAAATCATTTGCGCAACTTTGCACGCAAAGGCTGCCAAACGAAATATGTATTTCTCACAGATGTCGACATAGTACCAAGCAATAATATTGTGCCATTGCTAAATGATTTTCTAGCAACGGCCAGATGTTCGACGGGTCTGTGTGCTTACGTCATACCTACACTAGAAATTGATGATCGCGTGCGATTTCCATCCAGCAAAACCGAACTACTGCGGCTGGTGAAAAGAGGATTGGCAAGGCCTTTCCATGAAAAAGTTTTCATCTACAATCAATATGCTACAAACTTTTCAAG TTGGCTTGCCAACAGTCACACAGATGACCAACTGATCGCCATTAGTCACCAAGTgacaaattatgaatttttttatgaaccTTTCTATGTGGCTTTGGACAATGTGCCCCCGCACGATGAGCGTTTCGTTGGCTATGGTTTTACAAGAAATTCACAg GTCTACGAGATGTATGTTTCTGGTTACTCATTTTATGTCTTAACTCCTGTATTCACCTGTCATTGGGGTTTGCAAAAGAAAAACGCTCGTCCGTCGTGGCGTGAACAGCAAAATACATTCAACAGCAAACGCTTTGAGAtattcaaaaaagaaatatttgcaCGTTACAAAAAACCATTACATTCATTCGATCAGAAGAAACATGGATGA
- the LOC135960065 gene encoding helicase ARIP4 isoform X1 yields MDNTDKINYMVNNPVDNPMAEALKQQDAFNQHLTNIHQFPSDDPLNNELTNVQKMSSNNGSMFVSCDAPIATTTTSTGTLDCPKATSSPTSSLLKHEMPADVEIPPVYPNDMCESQKRKSPVEPNVDVSHLAKKQQLCQLAEEKKKSSLRKNIREVMDTNQLDTNTLRAQHEESERLARVAEQQKLLREYQQREAVLTHFDRFVNEHRVRDPADLIPEQKKANLHKVPEENDVKVEQTATCQSFESTETETDTEPVKSAEDKEDAVPAEVVTIEDSSDDDDCIVLSDDEAELEEDNENDDPHNSGMHVKDEFNVPDHLGRVVINVGHPEDEEDIFIAPQIARTIKPHQIGGVRFLFDNIIESIKRFKSSGGFGCILAHSMGLGKTLQVVCFSDIFLRYTPSKHVVCVMPINTLQNWLAEFDMWIPKQSDNPEYIRPRHFDVFVLNDQQKTLTARAKVILQWKERGGVLLIGYELYRLLALKLSTAGKRRSKKCQTANDNFTESRSRVMDEVYEALVKPGPDLIICDEGHRIKNAQAGISQALKQIGTRRRIVLTGYPLQNNLLEYWCMVDFVRPNYLGTRTEFCNMFERPIQNGLCIDSTPDDIKLMRYRAHVLHSLLVGFVQRRSHTVLQLSLPEKQEFVILTRMSELQKQLYDTFMNDIVRTKNVPNPLKAFAVCCKIWNHPDVLYDAMKMADSGLDWDIEEVDDIPIASSVNKNGFPPPVPATTACLPLNTDTPLTPSETQTYQPILKSSIHDSETSTPLSVQQLQNQNDLKDTSQAIAQTLSASATKTNNYQGPSLFSEMNQFENPTLNTVPYNPDMQSSYFSYPTMMSSMGRPLQPNYVGCMLKQTAHETSNADDSHNSSSEIVDLDTNEIRTIETDIDMDKNIPLNKDDKSDKPNASIDNDKSETDSHFSSSIGASENNDVEQKKGSEKITYDWAMKFMKKYEPGLISNSPKMEIFFCILNESVCIGDRVLLFSQSLLTLNLIEKLLQANRIPGEDTNWTYNKHYFRLDGSTTSQEREKFVNEFNSNTNVKLFLISTKAGSLGINLVGANRVIIFDASWNPCHDTQAIYRIYRYGQRRACFIYRLVMDRCLEKKIYDRQIKKQGMSDRVVDECNPDAHLSIKDVTNLCYDYDDDDDKTNTFEYIKPLDTYTDTIMKIILTEYKTCLTKEPFFHESLLIDRKGEKLSQAEKRLAHRSYEMQKKTSAKQTVYSNSNRIQYQTVRKDGSLITRPVASVRPIQAPRSQTTQKNSSGLRTTRWIPAEVWQKQGMTAQEMSLPLDVVIPTNSSNKSKIIIKAGQRVMVLKSAKGIYMQLDSGKIIAIRTLNKPNVATTEKSDVIDITGESETASSKESPKTEKSETDNASSPANKDADLKLNNGNGNQNDEAPKEASNQLNLFNSSTNVDTNVFNNNNTSIESENKSKSNLMIRANNDTQEQSTSLHFSQRQQTQIQQQPAQPVQSQSQPQQQQQNSHVSHTQTLNEQQHLQSNPPQIPTQTPTISQTQLMHSQQPTAYSQHQTYAYTQHPTLRNSAAHYTAVRAGDINTYNSYPQTPQYTDYPSYGSQPQSTRYHPTSSNSSHTNIAPVVHPPPPPPPPTNPQTAAASHPPSLSDFYGSYYPQWSTFMLTAPTQTSNDNPHLMHSTYPPLAAQPHSHSHHAKVQSNSHPWPQYHP; encoded by the exons ATGGATAATACGGACAAAATAAACTATATGGTTAATAACCCGGTTGACAATCCAATGGCAGAGGCTTTAAAACAGCAGGATGCATTTAATCAGCATTTAACAAACATACACCAATTTCCAAGTGATGATCCGCTAAATAATGAGTTAACAAATGTCCAGAAAATGTCATCCAATAACGGTAGCATGTTTGTTAGTTGTGATGCCCCCAtagctactactactactagtaCAGGTACGCTTGATTGTCCAAAAGCAACCAGTAGCCCTACTTCTTCTCTGTTAAAACATGAGATGCCTGCAGATGTCGAAATACCTCCAGTATATCCAAACGATATGTGCGAGAGTCAGAAGCGTAAATCGCCCGTCGAACCAAATGTCGACGTGAGTCATTTGGCAAAAAAACAACAGCTTTGTCAGTTAGCAGAGGAGAAGAAAAAGTCTAGTTTGAGGAAAAATATTCGAGAAGTTATGGACACTAACCAGTTGGATACGAACACGTTAAGGGCACAGCATGAAGAATCCGAACGTTTGGCCCGTGTAGCCGAGCAGCAGAAACTTCTAAGAGAATATCAACAGAGAGAAGCTGTATTAACCCATTTCGATCGTTTTGTTAATGAACACAGAGTACGGGACCCCGCCGATCTTATACCCGAACAGAAAAAGGCCAACTTACATAAAGTTCCGGAAGAGAATGATGTGAAGGTAGAACAAACAGCTACCTGTCAATCATTTGAGAGTACAGAAACAGAAACTGATACAGAACCGGTTAAGAGTGCTGAAGACAAAGAAGATGCGGTGCCGGCTGAAGTCGTTACCATCGAAGACAGCTCTGATGACGATGACTGCATCGTGTTGTCAGACGACGAAGCCGAACTAGAAGAAGACAACGAAAACGATGATCCGCACAATAGCGGCATGCATGTCAAGGATGAGTTTAATGTGCCCGATCACTTGGGTCGAGTTGTTATCAATGTGGGCCACCCCGAGGACGAAGAAGACATATTTATAGCCCCACAAATAGCCCGCACCATTAAACCCCATCAAATCGGTGGAGTTCGTTTTCTATTCGATAATATaattgagtcgattaaacgtttCAAAAGTTCGGGGGGATTTGGTTGCATTTTGGCCCATTCAATGGGACTTGGCAAGACCCTCCAGGTTGTTTGTTTTAGTGACATATTCCTAAGGTATACCCCATCAAAACACGTCGTATGCGTAATGCCCATAAATACCCTACAAAACTGGTTAGCAGAATTCGACATGTGGATACCAAAACAGTCTGACAATCCCGAATACATTAGACCGCGACACTTTGATGTCTTTGTACTTAACGATCAACAAAAGACTCTCACAGCCAGAGCCAAAGTAATTTTGCAATGGAAGGAAAGAGGCGGAGTTTTGCTGATTGGCTACGAACTATATCGGCTTTTAGCACTTAAACTAAGTACGGCCGGGAAACGTCGCAGTAAAAAATGTCAGACTGCGAATGATAATTTCACCGAATCTCGCAGTCGCGTCATGGATGAAGTGTACGAAGCTTTGGTGAAACCAGGGCCCGATTTAATTATCTGTGATGAAGGTCATCGTATTAAGAACGCTCAGGCAGGCATTTCACAGGCCCTTAAGCAAATTGGAACTCGCCGACGAATTGTCCTCACCGGTTACCCTTTGCAGAATAACTTACTCGAATATTGGTGTATGGTTGATTTTGTACGACCCAATTACTTAGGCACAAGAACCGAATTTTGCAATATGTTCGAAAGACCAATCCAGAATGGACTCTGCATTGATTCTACGCCGGACGACATAAAACTAATGCGCTATCGTGCACATGTCTTGCACTCGTTACTTGTGGGCTTTGTTCAAAGGAGATCACATACAGTACTACAGCTTTCATTGCCCGAGAAGCAGGAATTTGTGATCCTTACCCGCATGTCGGAGTTACAGAAACAATTGTACGACACATTCATGAATGACATTGTGCGTACAAAGAATGTACCCAATCCACTTAAAGCATTTGCAGTATGTTGCAAAATCTGGAATCATCCAGATGTTTTGTACGATGCTATGAAGATGGCCGATTCCGGTTTAGATTGGGACATTGAAGAAGTCGATGATATACCGATTGCATcaagtgtaaataaaaatggCTTCCCACCGCCTGTGCCTGCGACAACTGCTTGCCTTCCTCTTAACACCGATACACCTTTAACACCGTCTGAAACACAAACGTATCAGCCGATCTTAAAATCCTCCATTCATGATTCTGAAACAAGCACGCCTTTATCTGTACAAcaattgcaaaatcaaaatgatcTAAAGGACACATCACAAGCAATTGCACAGACACTTTCTGCATCAGCCACGAAAACTAACAACTATCAAGG GCCATCGCTTTTTTCAGAAATGAATCAGTTTGAAAATCCTACTCTCAATACTGTACCCTACAATCCGGACATGCAATCATCATATTTTTCCTATCCGACTATGATGAGTAGCATGGGTCGCCCGTTGCAACCCAACTATGTGGGTTGTATGCTTAAGCAAACTGCCCACGAGACAAGTAATGCGGACGACTCGCACAATTCGTCATCGGAAATAGTCGATTTGGATACAAATGAAATTCGAACGATCGAAACCGACATAGACATGGACAAAAATATCCCATTAAATAAAGACGATAAAAGCGATAAACCGAACGCATCAATTGATAACGATAAATCAGAGACGGACAGTCATTTTAGTAGTTCGATTGGAGCTTCCGAAAATAATGACGTCGAACAAAAGAAGGGCTCTGAAAAGATCACGTACGACTGGGCGATGAAATTTATGAAGAAATATGAACCTGGTCTCATTTCGAACTCTcctaaaatggaaatatttttctgTATTCTCAACGAAAGCGTTTGCATAGGCGATCGTGTTTTATTGTTTAGCCAAAGTTTACTAACATTAAATCTTATCGAGAAATTGCTGCAGGCCAATCGTATTCCTGGTGAGGACACTAATTGGACATATAACAAACATTATTTTC GTTTAGATGGTTCAACAACTTCTCAAGAAAGAGAAAAGTTTGTCAATGAATTCAATTCGAACACAAATGTCAAGTTGTTCCTGATCTCAACAAAGGCTGGATCGTTGGGCATCAATCTAGTAGGAGCCAATAGAGTTATTATCTTCGATGCAAGTTGGAATCCTTGTCATGATACACAAGCTATTTATCGGATTTATAG GTATGGCCAGCGAAGAGCTTGTTTTATATATCGTTTGGTTATGGACAGATGTTtggaaaagaaaatttatgatcgacaaataaaaaaacagggCATGTCTGATCGTGTGGTCGATGAATGCAACCCTGATGCCCACCTTTCCATAAAGGACGTTACCAATCTATGCTACGACTACGACGATGACGATGACAAAACAAATACCTTCGAATATATAAAGCCTTTGGATACCTATACGGACAcaataatgaaaatcattttaaccgAATACAAAACATGTTTAACCAAAGAACCATTCTTCCACGAAAGTCTATTAATTGATCGCAAAGGCGAAAAACTATCACAGGCCGAGAAGAGATTGGCACATCGCAGCTATGAAATGCAAAAGAAGACTTCAGCTAAACAAACAGTTTATTCAAACTCTAACAGAATCCAATATCAGACTGTGCGCAAAGATGGTTCTTTAATTACCCGACCAGTCGCTTCG GTTCGTCCCATACAGGCACCCAGGAGTCAAACAACTCAAAAGAATAGCAGTGGCCTAAGAACTACCAGGTGGATACCGGCAGAAGTGTGGCAAAAACAGGGAATGACTGCCCAAGAAATGTCTTTACCACTAG ATGTTGTCATACCAACAAACTCAagcaataaatcaaaaattataatcaaGGCTGGCCAAAGGGTAATGGTACTGAAATCGGCCAAGGGCATTTACATGCAGCTAGATAGCGGGAAAATAATAGCTATAAGGACTTTAAACAAACCGAACGTTGCGACAACGGAAAAAAGTGATGTTATTGATATAACTGGAGAATCGGAAACTGCATCGTCGAAAGAGTCGCCAAAGACTGAGAAATCCGAAACTGATAATGCATCATCACCTGCCAATAAAg ATGCCGATTTAAAGCTAAATAATGGAAACGGTAATCAAAATGATGAAGCGCCAAAGGAAGCATCCAATCAATTAAATCTATTCAATAGTTCTACTAATGTGGACACAAATGTTttcaacaacaataacacatcAATAGAATCAGAAAATAAGTCTAAATCGAATCTAATGATCAGAGCAAACAATGATACTCAAGAACAAAGTACATCACTGCATTTTAGTCAGCGACAACAGACACAAATTCAGCAACAACCAGCTCAACCCGTGCAATCACAATCGCAaccacaacagcagcagcagaatTCGCATGTTTCTCATACTCAAACACTTAACGAACAGCAACATTTGCAATCAAATCCTCCACAGATTCCAACTCAAACTCCAACTATTTCGCAAACGCAGCTAATGCATTCTCAACAGCCGACAGCTTACAGCCAACATCAAACATATGCCTACACACAACATCCAACATTGCGTAATTCAGCCGCTCATTATACCGCCGTTCGAGCAGgcgatataaatacatacaattccTATCCACAAACACCACAGTATACAGACTACCCATCTTATGGATCTCAGCCACAAAGCACACGTTATCATCCGACCAGTAGTAATTCGTCTCACACAAACATTGCTCCCGTGGTTCATCCCCCACCCCCTCCACCTCCTCCCACAAATCCCCAAACTGCAGCAGCCTCGCATCCACCATCGCTTTCAGATTTCTACGGATCATACTATCCGCAATGGTCGACATTTATGTTAACAGCGCCTACCCAAACGTCAAATGATAATCCGCATTTGATGCATAGCACATATCCACCACTTGCAGCTCAACCTCACTCACATTCCCATCATGCCAAAGTGCAATCAAATTCCCATCCCTGGCCACAATATCATccataa